A window of Desulfobacterales bacterium genomic DNA:
TGTAGACTGGATGAAAAAAATGATAGATGAAAAATCCCCCATGGCCAACTTTCTTCATTTTGACATGATAGTTTCTGCTTGGGAAAAAGGTATGGATACGATATGCAGAGAGGCTCCCCATTTGATTATAGCCTATGGGGCAAAAAGTGATCCTACAGCTCAGACTTCCTGCACAATAGCATTAAGTTACCTTGAGCTTTCTGCTTTTTCATTAGGTATTGGTGCATGCTGGGCAGGATTAATGCATATAGCTCTTTTATTTTGGCCCCCTTTAAGAAAAGCTATTGGATTATCTGATAAGTATGAATTTTATGGCGCCATGATGATAGGCTACCCAAAATTTAAATACCATCTTATCCCTTTAAGGAATAACCCAAGTATTGAATGGAAATAAGATAGATCTTTCGTAGGTGCAGACTGTTTTGTAGGGGCGAAATGTCGAAAGTTTCGCCCCTTATGACGATGTCATTATTTTAAGCTACTCTCAAAATTTAAGCTGTTTGAAGAAGGTCTTGAATTTTTTTTAAGGTAGAAGGATCACTTTCTTGTACCATTTTAAGAATTGAATCTCTGCTCACAGGTATATTGTCTTTCGTTTCTTCTTCGTCAACTTCAAGTATTTCCATAATGGCTTTCACTAATTTTTCAGGAGTTACTGGTTTTTCCATTGTATATCTTGGACGATACCTTGTAGCAAATGCATTAAATTCCTTTATATCGTCGCTTCCGAATTCATCACGAGCGTGTGCTGTTATAACAATAACGGGTATTTTAGACCAATCTTCTCTATTCCTAAGCTCCCGCATAACCCTTATGCCTGATTTTCTTGGCATTACCATATCAAGTGTCATTAAATCAGGAGTTTTTTCTTTTACTTTTTCTAAAGCTTCAACACCGTCAACAGCAACATCGACTTGAAAACCTGCATCTTCAAGAAATGCGGCTAAAAAATTTCTTACGTCAGGTTCATCATCTACAACTAAAATATATTTTTCGGATGCTTTTGCCATGATTTTATCTCCTTTTTTTAAAATGGGCAGCTAAAAGCTGCCCAATGTTTATAAAAATTATCCTTCATCTTCCCATTTTATATAACCAGGATTTACATCAACCATAGCATTCACTATTAATTCAACGAGACCTCCGTAAACGAGTTGTTCCTTTTCAAGAAGTTTGTAATGCCTTAGAATATCTCGCAGCTGACCTTTGCAGTTTGAGCATGGAGCGCATACATATTTTTGAATTTCTGGTCCCCTTGAGTCAGAAAAAGAATCAAGTATTTGGGAAAGTTTTTTACGGCCAGTAATTTGAGTTCTCCAGTCTGAAATATTATTTCTACTCATAATGGCAAAACCGCTTCCTCCGCCACAGCAATAATTATAAGGTCCATGGGGATTCATTTCCCTAAATTGAGGACATAGTTTGTGTAGAATATCCCTTTGAGGCTTAATTATTCCCATTAATCTTGTAAGATTGCATGGATCATGGCAAGTTACAGGAAAATTATTTCTTTCAGGGTCAAATTTGATTTTACCAGACATTACAATATCGCGAAGAATAGGAAAACAACTTTCACGAGGAGTGTTAAGCGCTTTTGGAAGAACTCTATCTGCAATGACTGTAAATGCTTTATGAGCATGACCACATTCTCCTAAAACAATCTTTTTTACGCCAAGATTTTTTGCTGCTTGAGCTTGAAGTAATACAGTTCGTGCAAATTGAACGTCATCATAAAAAACGCCGTAATTAATGCTGTCATAAGCGGCAAGCTCACTTGAAAGAGTCCATGAAATTCCTGCGGCTTTAAAAATAATTGAAAATGCGGCAATATTTTCTGGCCATGCTAAAATTTCTCCAGCATTATGAATAAGAAGAATATCTGCTCCTTGAACATCCCAAGGAGTTTCAAACTGAAAACCAGTTTCTTCTGAAAAGTCTTCATCAATGAATTGGACATTATCTTTCACAACGAGTTTGTTCATAGCCGTAGATGAACCGGTTTTTAATTGAAGCATAGATCCTTTATCATGGAGTTCTGGAGGAGCAATTCCTAATTCTTGACTGAAAATTTTTCTGATTTCCCTTGCAATAAGAGCATTATCAACACCGATTGGACAAGTTTGAGCGCATCTTCGGCAAATATTACATCTATAAGCCAATTCTCCAAGTCTTGCAACTGTCCGCCAATTTAAATCAACATCACCGTAACGCCATTTAGCAAATGGTTTATTTTTAATATATTTAAAATAGATTCTTCTAAATATTTCAGAACGATAATTTGGGCGATACATTTCGTTATGGCCGGTTGCTTCATAAAGATGGCAAGCGTCTGAGCATGTATTGCATTTAGCGCAATGCTCCATTGTAGTCTCTAAAATCGAAAAAAACGTCCAGTTATTCTCTTTAGTAAAAAGCTTTCGCATTCCGTCTAAAAATTTATTTACAAGCTCTTCTTCTTCTTCTGGAGTTTTCGGCATTGGGATTTGAAGAACGCACAAATTATCAAGGATGCATGCATATTTTTCTTTTGT
This region includes:
- a CDS encoding response regulator, translated to MAKASEKYILVVDDEPDVRNFLAAFLEDAGFQVDVAVDGVEALEKVKEKTPDLMTLDMVMPRKSGIRVMRELRNREDWSKIPVIVITAHARDEFGSDDIKEFNAFATRYRPRYTMEKPVTPEKLVKAIMEILEVDEEETKDNIPVSRDSILKMVQESDPSTLKKIQDLLQTA
- a CDS encoding (Fe-S)-binding protein, which encodes MENTITIEDIGKDTEILMQVDVKNLMPLQGDFPDKEWGEINSDTKEKYACILDNLCVLQIPMPKTPEEEEELVNKFLDGMRKLFTKENNWTFFSILETTMEHCAKCNTCSDACHLYEATGHNEMYRPNYRSEIFRRIYFKYIKNKPFAKWRYGDVDLNWRTVARLGELAYRCNICRRCAQTCPIGVDNALIAREIRKIFSQELGIAPPELHDKGSMLQLKTGSSTAMNKLVVKDNVQFIDEDFSEETGFQFETPWDVQGADILLIHNAGEILAWPENIAAFSIIFKAAGISWTLSSELAAYDSINYGVFYDDVQFARTVLLQAQAAKNLGVKKIVLGECGHAHKAFTVIADRVLPKALNTPRESCFPILRDIVMSGKIKFDPERNNFPVTCHDPCNLTRLMGIIKPQRDILHKLCPQFREMNPHGPYNYCCGGGSGFAIMSRNNISDWRTQITGRKKLSQILDSFSDSRGPEIQKYVCAPCSNCKGQLRDILRHYKLLEKEQLVYGGLVELIVNAMVDVNPGYIKWEDEG